The Pseudofrankia inefficax genome window below encodes:
- a CDS encoding BlaI/MecI/CopY family transcriptional regulator: MVSDADANADDAGDDRLGGAGLLDESRTEAGAYGADDLEDHAGALTGLELAVGAGRGRRRSPGSLEAEILTVLHTARRELSPAQVRERLNGGPALSYSAVVTTLTRLHGKGVVTRRRAGRAFLYVAQSDAASLVAWRMNRLLDEQADHRPALTHFVAALSPGDEALIRQLLAEGSAGHGGGAERGWDGSAQPPDARDGRRGHGSGSGGIPAGR, from the coding sequence GTGGTATCCGATGCCGACGCAAACGCGGACGATGCCGGTGACGACCGCCTGGGTGGGGCCGGCCTGCTGGACGAGAGCCGCACCGAGGCCGGCGCCTACGGCGCTGACGACCTCGAAGACCATGCCGGCGCGTTGACCGGATTGGAACTGGCCGTCGGGGCCGGGCGCGGCCGGCGCCGGTCACCGGGGTCCCTGGAGGCGGAGATCCTCACGGTGCTGCACACCGCGCGCCGCGAGCTCTCGCCCGCCCAGGTACGGGAGCGGCTCAACGGCGGCCCCGCCCTGTCCTACAGCGCTGTCGTGACGACGCTGACCCGCCTGCACGGCAAGGGCGTCGTGACCCGCCGGCGCGCGGGCCGCGCGTTCCTCTACGTGGCGCAGTCCGACGCCGCGAGCCTCGTCGCCTGGCGGATGAACCGGCTGCTCGACGAGCAGGCCGACCACCGCCCGGCGCTGACCCACTTCGTCGCCGCGCTCTCCCCCGGCGACGAGGCGCTGATCCGTCAGCTCCTCGCCGAGGGCTCCGCCGGGCACGGTGGCGGCGCGGAACGCGGCTGGGACGGGTCGGCCCAGCCCCCTGACGCCCGAGACGGGCGGCGCGGGCACGGCTCT
- a CDS encoding TetR/AcrR family transcriptional regulator produces MDTSSTRGGAASRTADGAGAVQPPDAVAGTGSAAAAPAGGGARAAGPGRAGRSGRAAAAGESERRAAIVEIAAGLFAQRGYRATTVREIADAAGLLSGSLYHHFDSKESIIDELLSSFLTELQAEYAAIAAVPARPTDTIAALVRSAFAAIARHRAAVTVFQNERGYLATLPRFGYLRTSEEASQRLWLDALRAGIAAGELRADLDPKLTHRFLRDAIWVSVHWYRPDGRLAPDELAEHFLATVFDGIRARPA; encoded by the coding sequence GTGGACACCTCATCGACCCGTGGCGGCGCCGCCAGCCGAACCGCTGACGGCGCGGGCGCCGTTCAGCCACCAGACGCCGTCGCTGGGACGGGGTCCGCCGCGGCGGCGCCGGCCGGGGGCGGCGCGCGGGCCGCCGGGCCGGGCCGGGCCGGTCGTTCCGGGCGGGCGGCCGCCGCCGGGGAGTCGGAGCGGCGCGCGGCCATCGTCGAGATCGCCGCCGGGCTGTTCGCGCAGCGCGGGTACCGGGCCACGACGGTCCGCGAGATCGCCGACGCCGCCGGCCTGCTCTCCGGCAGCCTCTACCACCATTTCGACTCCAAGGAGTCGATCATCGACGAGCTGCTGTCGAGCTTCCTCACCGAGCTGCAGGCCGAGTACGCCGCGATCGCGGCCGTTCCCGCGCGGCCGACCGACACGATCGCCGCCCTGGTCCGGTCGGCGTTCGCGGCGATCGCGCGGCACCGGGCCGCCGTCACCGTCTTCCAGAACGAGCGTGGCTACCTCGCGACGCTGCCGCGGTTCGGCTACCTGCGCACCTCCGAGGAAGCCAGCCAGCGGCTGTGGCTGGACGCGCTGCGGGCCGGCATCGCCGCCGGCGAGCTGCGCGCCGACCTCGACCCGAAGCTGACCCACCGGTTCCTGCGGGACGCGATCTGGGTGTCGGTGCACTGGTACCGCCCCGACGGGCGGCTGGCCCCGGACGAGCTGGCCGAGCACTTCCTCGCGACGGTCTTCGACGGCATCCGCGCCCGCCCCGCGTAG
- a CDS encoding acyl-CoA dehydrogenase family protein: MAPDETGSRGVAGESAGFRAEVRGWLAEALAGEFGAARGLGGPGREHEAFELRAAWERHLAAAGWTCLSWPEAYGGRALSLADQVVFHEEYARADAPARVGLIGDGMVGPTLIAFGTEDQRRRFLPPIRAGAALWCQLYSEPGAGSDLAALTTRAHRDGDDFVINGQKVWSSLAHQSDWGFALVRTEPGSRRHKGLSYLLVPMRQPGIDIRPIVSMTGTSEFNEVFFDDARTPTANLVGAEGDGWKIGMATLGFERGTFTVGQQIGFKRELERVIALAKRNGGWDRPDLRDRLVRAWIGVEIMRFTALRTLADSAADTPPGPASSIGKLYWSTWHQRLGELAMDVLGADGLLVEGEPYELRPEQSLFLFSRADTIYAGSSEIQRNIIAERTLGLPRA, encoded by the coding sequence GTGGCCCCGGATGAAACCGGCAGTCGGGGCGTGGCCGGCGAGTCGGCTGGGTTCCGGGCCGAGGTGCGCGGCTGGCTCGCCGAGGCGCTGGCCGGCGAGTTCGGGGCGGCCCGCGGGCTGGGCGGGCCGGGGCGCGAGCACGAGGCGTTCGAGCTGCGGGCCGCCTGGGAGCGCCACCTCGCCGCGGCCGGCTGGACCTGTCTGAGCTGGCCGGAGGCCTACGGCGGTCGAGCGCTGTCGCTGGCCGACCAGGTGGTCTTTCACGAGGAGTACGCCCGCGCCGACGCGCCGGCCCGGGTCGGGCTGATCGGTGACGGCATGGTGGGCCCGACGCTCATCGCGTTCGGCACCGAGGACCAGCGCCGCCGCTTCCTGCCGCCGATCCGCGCCGGTGCGGCCCTGTGGTGCCAGCTCTACTCCGAGCCCGGCGCGGGCTCCGACCTCGCGGCCCTCACGACCCGCGCCCACCGCGACGGCGACGACTTCGTGATCAACGGCCAGAAGGTCTGGTCGTCGCTGGCCCACCAGTCCGACTGGGGCTTCGCGCTGGTCCGCACCGAGCCGGGCTCGCGGCGGCACAAGGGCCTGTCCTACCTGCTCGTGCCGATGCGCCAGCCCGGCATCGACATCCGCCCGATCGTCTCGATGACGGGGACCTCGGAGTTCAACGAGGTCTTCTTCGACGACGCCCGCACCCCGACCGCGAACCTGGTCGGGGCCGAGGGGGACGGCTGGAAGATCGGGATGGCCACCCTCGGCTTCGAGCGCGGCACCTTCACCGTCGGCCAGCAGATCGGCTTCAAACGCGAGCTGGAGCGGGTCATCGCCCTGGCGAAGCGCAACGGCGGCTGGGACCGGCCCGACCTGCGCGACCGGCTGGTCCGGGCCTGGATCGGGGTCGAGATCATGCGCTTCACCGCGCTGCGCACCCTGGCCGACTCCGCCGCGGACACCCCGCCCGGCCCGGCGTCGTCGATTGGCAAGCTGTACTGGTCCACCTGGCACCAGCGGCTCGGCGAGCTGGCGATGGACGTGCTCGGCGCGGACGGCCTGCTCGTCGAGGGCGAGCCCTACGAGCTGCGGCCCGAGCAGTCGCTCTTCCTGTTCAGCCGCGCCGACACGATCTACGCCGGGTCGAGTGAGATCCAGCGCAACATCATCGCCGAGCGAACGCTGGGGCTGCCACGTGCCTGA
- a CDS encoding SDR family oxidoreductase, with protein MPDPKLTTSPGTPPASLAAPEPPPGRDLLRGKVVLVTAAAGTGIGFATAWRAALEGATVVVSDHHVRRLGEAAARLEEIAGEEPLAVACDVRSEEQIGALFEAVYAAHGRLDVLVNNAGLGGDVRLTDMTDDQWATVLDVTLTGTMRATRAALRRMLPAGAGVIVNNASVVGWRAQAGQAHYAAAKAGVMALTRCAAMEAAPHGVRVNAVAPSLAMHPFLAKVSDADFLAELASREAFGRPAEPWEVATVIAFLASDYSTYLTGEVISVSSQHP; from the coding sequence GTGCCTGACCCGAAGCTGACCACGAGCCCTGGTACGCCGCCGGCCTCGCTGGCCGCCCCCGAGCCGCCGCCCGGGCGGGACCTGTTGCGCGGCAAGGTCGTGCTGGTCACGGCCGCCGCCGGCACCGGCATCGGGTTCGCCACCGCCTGGCGCGCCGCGCTGGAGGGGGCGACGGTCGTCGTCTCCGACCATCACGTCCGACGCCTCGGCGAGGCAGCCGCCAGGCTCGAGGAGATCGCCGGCGAGGAGCCGCTCGCGGTCGCGTGCGACGTGCGCAGCGAGGAGCAGATCGGCGCGTTGTTCGAGGCCGTCTACGCGGCCCATGGCCGGCTCGACGTCCTGGTCAACAACGCGGGCCTCGGCGGCGACGTGCGGCTCACCGACATGACGGACGACCAGTGGGCGACCGTCCTGGACGTGACGCTGACCGGCACCATGCGGGCGACGCGGGCCGCGCTGCGCCGGATGCTGCCGGCCGGCGCCGGTGTGATCGTCAACAACGCCTCCGTCGTCGGCTGGCGGGCGCAGGCCGGCCAGGCCCACTACGCGGCCGCCAAGGCCGGCGTGATGGCACTGACCCGCTGTGCCGCGATGGAGGCCGCGCCGCACGGGGTCCGGGTCAACGCCGTGGCGCCGAGCCTGGCCATGCACCCCTTCCTGGCGAAGGTCAGCGACGCGGACTTCCTCGCCGAGCTCGCCAGCCGCGAGGCGTTCGGCCGCCCCGCCGAGCCCTGGGAGGTAGCGACCGTCATCGCCTTCCTGGCCAGCGACTACTCGACCTACCTGACCGGCGAGGTCATCTCCGTCAGCAGCCAGCACCCGTAG
- a CDS encoding type II toxin-antitoxin system VapC family toxin → MTAQLSSPVVLDASAAVALLTDAGPAGTWVAKVVDGAALFAPELMPFEAANILRRHLLAGILDPSEATLAHADLLAMPVRRLAYASLADRAWDLRANLTAYDAAYVALAEALPAPLVTLDARLGRASGPRCEVLVCPEVA, encoded by the coding sequence ATGACGGCGCAGCTCTCGTCCCCGGTGGTGCTGGACGCCTCGGCGGCTGTGGCGCTGCTGACCGACGCCGGACCGGCAGGCACCTGGGTGGCGAAGGTGGTCGATGGTGCGGCGCTGTTCGCCCCGGAGCTGATGCCCTTCGAGGCCGCGAACATCCTGCGTCGCCACCTCCTCGCCGGAATCCTCGACCCCAGCGAAGCCACGCTCGCACACGCGGACCTTCTCGCGATGCCCGTCAGGCGACTCGCGTATGCGAGTCTTGCTGATCGCGCCTGGGACCTACGCGCCAATCTCACCGCTTACGACGCCGCGTACGTCGCGCTCGCCGAGGCGCTACCAGCACCGCTGGTCACGCTCGACGCCCGGCTCGGCCGTGCGTCGGGCCCCCGGTGTGAGGTGCTCGTCTGTCCCGAGGTGGCCTGA
- a CDS encoding FitA-like ribbon-helix-helix domain-containing protein, whose protein sequence is MVVALTIRNVPEEIRDELAARAARSGRSLQEYVLRQLIDLASQPTAEDVIARARSRVQATGTRLDPERIITDRDADRR, encoded by the coding sequence ATGGTCGTGGCACTCACCATCCGCAACGTCCCCGAGGAGATCCGCGACGAGCTCGCCGCGCGCGCGGCTCGCAGCGGCCGCTCTCTGCAGGAGTACGTGCTCCGCCAGCTCATCGACCTCGCGTCCCAGCCGACGGCTGAGGACGTCATCGCCCGCGCGAGGTCACGCGTGCAGGCCACCGGGACCCGGCTCGATCCCGAACGGATCATCACTGATCGCGACGCGGACCGCCGATGA
- a CDS encoding TetR/AcrR family transcriptional regulator: MATDAAGAVTTPSRGRQAKRDAIMRAAFEVFAGQGYAATSLDDIASATPVSRQTVYNHFGDKETLFLAVVDERISANLEALRGTTHAFPDRVGGVDDAARYLNEVARRITDVYASPDTASLRLLVQTEAPRHPKLLALWQKRVATPVWPALIGCLARLAHAGALSIDDPARAAGQFVTLVTGASWQMTELGTFALAAPPLFGSPELESALHANVSLFVRAYAPAG, encoded by the coding sequence GTGGCCACGGACGCGGCGGGTGCCGTCACGACGCCGAGCCGCGGCCGACAGGCGAAACGCGACGCGATCATGAGGGCCGCGTTCGAGGTCTTCGCGGGGCAGGGTTACGCGGCGACCAGCCTCGACGACATCGCCTCGGCCACCCCCGTCTCCCGCCAGACCGTCTACAACCACTTCGGCGACAAGGAGACCCTCTTCCTCGCCGTCGTGGACGAGCGGATCTCGGCGAACCTCGAGGCGCTGCGCGGCACGACGCACGCCTTCCCTGACCGGGTCGGCGGCGTGGACGACGCTGCCCGCTACCTCAACGAGGTGGCCCGCCGGATCACCGACGTCTACGCGAGCCCTGACACCGCGTCGCTACGGCTGCTCGTCCAGACCGAGGCCCCCCGCCATCCGAAGCTGCTGGCGCTCTGGCAGAAGCGCGTGGCGACGCCCGTCTGGCCCGCGCTCATCGGCTGCCTGGCCCGCCTCGCCCACGCCGGCGCGCTGTCCATCGACGACCCGGCCCGCGCGGCCGGCCAGTTCGTCACCCTGGTCACCGGCGCCTCGTGGCAGATGACCGAGCTCGGCACCTTCGCCCTGGCCGCTCCCCCACTCTTCGGCTCCCCAGAACTCGAATCGGCGCTCCACGCCAACGTCAGCCTCTTCGTCCGCGCCTACGCCCCAGCCGGTTAG